The Mycolicibacterium cosmeticum sequence GTCGGCGCGGCCGGCGCCGGGCCGGCCCCGCAGGCCGCCATCGCCGTCCCGGCGCACTGGACGGCCGCGACGGTGCGGACCCTGCGCGCGGCCATCCGCACCAATCCGGTGCTGGCGCCGAACGGGACTCCGCCCCGCCTGATGTCCGACGCGGTCGCCGCGTTGACCTCGCTGCGCACCAATCCCGGTCTGAACGGTGGCGGCCCGGTGGTGCTGCTGGATTTCGGCGGTGGCGGTACGAGCATCACGCTCGCCGACGCCGGGGCCGCGTTCGACCCGTTGGACGAGACGCTGCGGGTGACCGAGTTCTCCGGTGACCTGATCGACCAGGCAGTGCTGACCAAGGTGCTCGGCGGCTCAGCCGACACCCGTGCCGATGCCGATGCCACCGCCGCGGTGGAGCTGCTCGGAACGCTGCGTGAGGAATGCCGGCAGGCCAAGGAGCGGTTGTCGTCGGTCACCGCCACCGAAGTGCCCCTGGCGCTACCGGGCCGGCCGCCGGTGGTCCGCCTCACCAGGGCGGAATTGGAGGAACTGCTCGACGAGCCGTTGGCCGACGTTCTGAGCGCCCTGGACAACCTGCTGCGGCGCAACAGGATCACCTTCGCGGACCTGTCCGCGGTGGCCGTCGTCGGCGGTGGTGCGAGCATTCCGCTGATCACCCAACGACTTTCCGAACACACCCGGCTCCCGGTGGTGAGCACCGCCCAGCCGGCGCTCGACGCGGCCACCGGCGCAGCACTTTTCGCCGCGTACGGCGCCGAATCCGACCTGCGTACCGGGCTGGCGCCCATCGCCCCGGACGCGCCGACCGGCCTGGCGCCCGCCGCGGCCGACGCACCGACGGGTCTGGCGCCCAGCGTCGCCGACACCCAACAGGCGCCCGCCGCCGCGGGCGCGGTCGGTGCGCTGGCCTGGTCACAGGACGACGCCGCCGGCGCCGACCCGGTCCCGTACACCGGGCCGGAGATTCCGTACGTCATGGACCACCGGGACGACCGGGACAACCCGTACAGCCTGGACACCAGCACACGTGCTGTGGCGCAGCATGTTCCGCGCACCTATGACGAACCGGCGCGAGCCTGGCAGCGACTGCCCATCCTGGTGTTCGCCGGAGCGGGGGTACTGACCCTGGTCGCGCTCGGCGGGGTGGCGGTCGCCCTGACCGGCAACTCGGAGCGCCCCAGCCCGGCACCGTCGACCGCACCGGCCACCCACGCGATCACCCCGCCACCGGCCGAGACACCGCCCGCCGCGATCGCGCCGTCGTCGGTACAGGCCCCGCCACCGGTGGTGACCGTGACCACCGAACTGCCGCCCCCGCCGCCGACACAGACACCCGAACCGGTGGTCACCGCGACGCACACCGTCACCGTCACCACCACCACGCAGCCCACCACCACGACCACGACGACAACCACGACCACGACGACCACCACCACGACGCCGAGCACCACCACAACCACCCCGCCGACCACCACCACGACCGAGACCACCACGCCGGCGATGACCACCACCTACATCAAGGTGCCGTTGATCCCGGTGCCCATCCCGATCCAGGTGCCCAACCGCGGCGAGTCGACCTATCCGACCCCGGCGCCCTACCCGGGCTTCCCGCAATGACCCGGTAACGAGGACGGCAGCAACATCACAGCCAGGGTCCAGCCAGTCTGAGGTTGGCCGCAGCACGATCTGGGCATGAACACACAACCGCCATCACGCTCTCGGCGCGCGATTCTGGGCGTCGTCGGTGCCGGCGCGCTGATCACCCTCGGCGCGCTCAGTGCCACGCACAGTGCCGGAGGCCCGGCAAGCATGCTGGCAGGATCGGGCGACGCCCCCGCCAACACCACCTACTCGTCGCCGGTCGTTCAGCCTGCCAACATGGGCGCGACCGCGACGTGGACGACTCCCTCGGCGGTGGAAGCCACCACCATGGCCGTCCCGAAGAAGGGCTGACCATGAAACGCATTGCCCTCGGCGCCGGACTCGCCGCGGTGTCGGCCGGTGTCGTCGTGGTGATCAGCACCGGCAGCGCCGCCGCCGCGAATACCGATGTGACGGGCCAGAAGTACAGCGACGCATCGTCGACGCTGAGCGGGGCCGGCTACACGGTCATCGTGGGCACCACCTTCGGTGACGAGCAGCAGCGGGATGACTGCATCGTCGTCAACGCCCAGCCCCGCACCGCGCAGCCGCCCCCGAACAGCAGTGGATCGGCCACCAAGGAGATGGTGGTTTCGCTGAACTGTGATTCCGGTGCCGCCTCGAACAAGTCGGCGGGCTACTCGGCCGGCAGCCCGGAGGGCCGGGCCGCCAAGGCCGCCGCCGCATCGGCCGCCGCGCAGGCGTCGGCGCAGGCTGCGCCGTCGGGTGGCTGACGCCACCGCGGCTGCTCTCCGGGGGTCGTCGGGCTGACCGTTTTTGTCGGACCCCTCTGCGAGAATGGGTGTCATGTCCACCGCCGCAGCGTCTTTGGAGCCCAAAGAGCGGTTGGCGGTGCTGTTCGGTGAGATCGGTGAGTTGTGCGGGCAACGCAACGCCATCGACGGCCGACTGGTCGAGATCGTGGCCGAGATCGAGCGCGAGGATCTGGCCGGGATGACCGGTTGCCGCTCGATCGCGGCCCTGGTGGCCTGGAAAACCGGGCAGGCACCGCGCAACGCGGAAACCATGACCGCCGTCGCGCACCGCCTCGACGACTTCCCCCACTGCGCCGACGGCCTACGCGAAGGCCGACTGTCGTTGGATCAGGTCGGGGTGATCGCCGAGCGCGCCGCCGACGGCTCCGACGCTCACTACGCCGAACTGGCGCTCTCAGCGACCGTCGAGCAGTTACGCACCGCGATCAAACTGGCACCCCACCCGGACTCACCGCCCTAAGCCCGAACCCACGCCGCAGATCACCAAAACCGAGCACGGCGAGCACACCACCTACCGCATCACCCTGCCCCGGCTGGAAGCCGTGAAGTTCGACGCCGCCCTGAAATCCCGCCACGACGGGCTGATCGCCGACCACCCCGGAGACCAGACACCGTTCCCCACCCAGGTCGATGCGTTCATGAGCCTCGTCAAGGCCGGCTGGGACACCGACGTCGCCGCCCGCCCGCACGGCCAGCACACCACCGTCATCGTCCACGTCGACGTCGATCAGCCCGCCGCCCTGCATCTCGGGCCCGTCTTGACCGATGAGCAGCGCCGGGAACTGCTCTGCGATGCCACCTGTGAGGTGTGGTTCCAGCGCGACGGCCGACCGATCGGGGCCGGGCGCTCCACCCGGACCATCAGCCGCCGGCTCCGCCGCGCCCTGGAGCACCGTGACCGCCACTGTGTCGTGCCCGGCTGCGCCAACAGTCGAGGATTGCACGCGCATCACCTCGTGCATTGGGAGGACGGCGGCCCTACCGAGCTGGACAACCTGGTCCTGCTCTGCCCACTGCATCACCGCATGCATCACCGTGGCGAGATCACCATCACCGGCCCCGCGCATCGGCTCGTCGTCACCGACAATGACGGCGACCCACTGCACGGCGGGTCACTGGCCCACCCTCCCACCACGGCGCCACCGACCGTCGGCGCCTACAAGGGCCCGACCGGCGAACGCGCCCAATGGTGGTGGTACCAACCCTTCCAATCACCACCGACAACGAATGGTGACAACTAGGTCGCCGACCGGCATCGATTGCCTGCCGGGCTGCTGTGACCCGTCGCGCCCGGCGGATCACGCACCTACGGTGAAAGCGTGTGCTGCGGAGGCGCTTTCAGTCAAGGATCGACGACGCGACGTGATGTGTTGCGCTATGCGGCGGCGGCGCCGGTCTTTCTTGTGCCCGCTGCGGTGCTGAGTGCCCCCGGCGCCCACGCCGCCTCCAGCGTGGCCGGCCGGATCGTCTTCCTCGATCCGGGTCACAACGGGGCGAACGACTCGTCGATCGTCCGGCAGGTCACCGACGGGCGAGGCGCCACCAAGGAATGCCAGACCACCGGCACCACCACCGACGCCGGTTATCCCGAGCACACTTTCAACTGGGACACGGTTTTACGGATCAGGGCCGGTCTGAGCCAGCTCGGCGTGCGGACCGCGCTGTCCCGGGGTGATGACAATGCCCTCGGCCCGTGCGTGGATCAGCGTGCGGCCATGGCGAATTCGATACGTCCTGACGCGATCGTCAGTATTCACGCCGACGGCGGCCCGCGGCAGGGCCGCGGATTCCACGTGAACTACTCGGATCCGCCGCTGAACGCGGCGCAGGCCGGCCCGGCGCGCCGGCTGGCGCAGGTGATGCGCGACGAACTGGTGGCCTGCGGCATGCAGCCATCCACCTACCGCGGCACCGACGGCCTGTACGGACGGTCCGATCTGGCGGGCCTGAACCTGGCGCAGTACCCCTCGATCCTCATCGAGATGGGCAACATGCGGAACCCCGACGACGCGGCCGCCCTCACCGATGCCGGCACCCGGGCCCGCCTCGCCGATGCCGTCACACGCGGTGTCGCAGGCTACCTCCAAACGCTCACCTAGATCGCGATTTGCCGGAATGGGCGCTCCACCAGGCTTTTCGGGCATCGGCCGGCAGGCGTCGACCGCGAACCTGGGAACTCGAGTTGACGGCGGCCGGTTTTCCTCAAAGATGGTCCACAGCCCGTTGAGGTGGCGTACAGCTTATGGACATCAAATCGACAGCTGGTGGACGAGGGGAAATGGCAATGAGCAGGCTGCGCAGAGGCGCGACCACAGTATTCGCGGTCGCGCTGACGGCGTTCGGGGTGGCCGCGTGTGGAGGAGAGTCGTCGGACAGTGCCGGCGGTGGTGGTGGCGGTGACATCAACATCTCGATGACGTCGTTCCCGGACTACATCGATCCGCAGCTGTCCTACACCGTCGAGGGGTGGGAGGTGATGTACAACGTCTACACCCCGCTGCTGACCTACAAGCACCAGAAGGGTGAAGCCGGCACCCAGGTGGTGCCCGGCCTGGCCAAGGCCATGCCCGAGGTATCCCCGGACGGCAGGACCTACAAGCTCGCGCTGCGGCCCAACATGAAGTACTCCGACGGCACCCCGATCAAGGCATCGGACTTCACCTACGCGATCAAGCGGCTGTTCAAGGCGAACTCCGGCGGCTCGGTGTTCTACGAACCCATCGTCGGCGCAACGGATTACGCCGAAGGCAAGGCCGACACCATCTCCGGTATCAAGACCGACGACGGCACCGGCGACATCACCATCACCCTCACCGAGCCCAACGGCACGTTCGAGAACGTGCTGGGGCTGCCGTTCGCGGCGCCCGTGCCGCCCACGACGCCGCTCGACAAGGACGCGACCAACAACCCGCCGCCGTCCAGCGGTCCGTTCGTGATCACCAAAGTCGAAGCACCGCAAACGCTCACCATGGAGCGCAACCCCAACTTCAAGACCGTGAAAGACGCCGGGGCCAGCGAGGTTGCCGACGGGCACGTCGACAAGATCACCGTCACCCAGAACAAGAGCAACTCCGCTCAGGTCACCGGTGTCGAACAGAACACCATCGATCTGATGGTCGACCCGCCCGACGCCGACCGGCTGACCGAGGTGAAAACCAAGTACGGTGACCGATTCCGGCTGGAACAGTCCATCAACACCTACTACTTCTGGATGAACACCCAGAAGGCGCCGTTCAACGATCTGCGGGTGCGGCAGGCGGTCAACTACGCCGTCGACCCGGAGGCGCTGAACCGGGTGTTCGGCGGCCGCATGCATCCGACGCAGCAGATCCTGCCGCCGGGAATGCCCGGCTACCAGGAATACAAGCTGTACCCGGGACCGGATATGAACAAGGCGAAACAGCTGATCGCCGAGGCGAATCCGGCCGACAAGGACATCACGGTATGGACCGATGACGAGCCGGACCGCAAGCGCATCGGCGAGTACTACCACGACGTGCTCACCCAGCTCGGGTTCAACGCGACGCTCAAGGTGATCGCCGGCGACGTCTACTTCACCACCATCGGCAACCAGTCCACCCCGGACCTGGACACCGGTTTCGGTGACTGGTTCCAGGACTTCCCGCACCCGGACGACTTCTTCCGCCCGCTGCTCAACGGTGCAAGCATCCTGCCCACCAACGGCAACAACTTCTCCAGGGCGAACATCCCGGCGCTGGATGCCACCATGAACAAGCTTCGCACCGAGGAACTGACCGACGACGTGAAGAAGCAGTACGCCGACCTGGACCGTGCCTTCATGGAGCAGGCGGTGTGGGCGCCGTACGGTAACGAGGAGTTCAGCACCTTCGTCTCGGAGCGGATCGACTTCGACAAGGCGTATTACCATCCGCTGTTCAACGAGGACTACTCGGCGCTGGCGCTGAAGTAATCCCACGGTGACCATCCAGATCTCGGAGTCCGCACGTACCCGTGGGCCCTGGTACCTCGGCTGGTTGCGGTTGCGCCGCAACAAGATCGCCCTCGCGTTCGGGGCGCTGTTCCTGCTCATCGTGTTGGCCTGCCTGGCGGCACCGGTGTGGGCCGAGCACGTGGCCCACACCGGCCCGAACGACAACCACATCACCGACAAGGTGCTCATCGACGGGCACGAGGAGTACGTCGTCACGCCCGACGGCACGCCCCTGGGGCCGGGCCTGCACGGCCGATACCTGCTCGGTGCCGATCAGAACGGCCGCGACGTCATGGTGCGGCTGCTCTACGGCGGGCGTACCTCCATCTTCATCGGGGTGTTCGCCGCGCTGGTGACGACGGTGCTCGCGGTGATCACCGGCCTGCTGTGCGGTTACTACCGCGGCTGGATCGACGCCGTGTTGTCCCGGGCCATGGACGTGGTGTGGGCCTTTCCGGTGCTGCTGCTGGGCATTGCCCTGGGCACCGCACTGGCGTTGGGCGGGTTGAAGATCGGTGACCTGGTGGTCGCCGGCGACTCGTTGTGGATCCCGATCCTGATCATCGGGTTCGTGTACGTGCCCTATATGGCCCGGCCGATCCGCGGTGAGATCCTGGCCCTGCGTGAGAAGGAGTTCGTCGAGGCCGCCGTTGCCCAGGGCATGGGCTCGGTGCGGATCATGTTCACCGAGCTGCTGCCGAATGTGGTGTCGACCATCATCGTCTTCTTCACCCTGAACATCGCCAACAACATGCTGTTGGAGTCGTCGCTGTCGTTCCTGGGAGCGGGGGTGCGGCCGCCCAACGCGTCGTGGGGCACGATGATCGCCGACGGTTACCAAACCATCTACACCGCACCGCATCTGACGATCGTGCCCGGCCTGATGATCGTGTTGACCGTGTTGTCGCTCAACGTGTTCGGTGACGGCCTGCGCGACGCACTGGATCCGCGGGCCAAGATCAGGCTGGAGCACTAGGCCATGGTTCGTTTCGTCGCCCGGCGGCTGGCCGGCATGGTCGCGGTGCTGTTCGCGATCTCGGTCGTCGTCTTCCTGATCTTCAACGTGATTCCCAACTCCGACCCGGCGGCGCGGATCGCGGGCAAGAACTCCGACCCGGCGCTGATCGCCAGGGTGAGCGCCGATCTGGGACTGGACCAGCCGCTGCCGGTGCAGTACCTGACCATGATGCGCAAGATCCTGACCGGTCAGCTGACCTCCTACGCGAGTTCGCAGAACGTCACCGAGCAGATCTGGAAGGGGCTGCCCGCGACGTTCTCGCTGTGCATCGGCGCGGCGGTGCTGTGGATGACGCTGGCGATCCTGTTCGGCTATCTGTCGGCGGTGCACTCCGGCAAGTTCACCGACCGGATTCTGACCGTGCTGTCGCTGACCGGCGTGTCCATGCCGGTGTTCTGGCTGGCCGCAATTCTGTTGTACTACTTGAGCTTCAAGGCCCAACTGTTCCCGACCAGTAGTTACGTCCCGTTGACCAAGGACCCGGTGCAATGGGCGTATCACCTGATCCTGCCCTGGATTACGCTGGCCGTGCTCTACGTCGGCTTCTACAGCCGGGTGTTGCGGTCGAACATGCTCGACGCGATGAACGAGGACTATGTCCGCACCGCGCGGGCCAAGGGCATCAGCGAACGTCAGGTGCGGATCCGGCATGTGTTGCGTAACTCGATGATTCCGGTGGTGACGATGTTCGGGCTGGACTTCGGCGTGGTGGTCGGCGGTGGCGCGATCCTCACCGAGACGGTGTTCAACCTCAACGGGGTCGGGTTGTACGCCGGGCAGGCCATCGGCAGCCTGGATCTGCCACCGCTGATGGGAGTGACGATTTTCGGGGCGTTCTTCATCGTGCTGTTCAACACCATCGTGGACATCCTCTACGCATTCCTCGACCCACGGATCCGGCTCGGAGAGGCGGCACCGGCATGATGCTGCAAGTGGACGGGCTGACCGTCGGTTTCAACACCGAAGGCGGGCTGGTGCACGCCGTCGACGGTGTCAGTTTCGGGCTGGACCGCGGCGAGATCCTGGCCATTGTCGGCGAATCCGGCTCCGGCAAGAGCGTCACCGCGCAGACCCTGCTCGGCCTGACCCGGGCCCCGAACGCCAAGATCGGCGGCTCGGTGCGCTTCGACGGGATCGAATTGAACACCCTCGACGACGACGGTTGGCGGGCGGTGCGCGGCGAACGTATCGCGATGATCTTCCAGGATCCGATGACATCGCTGAACCCGGTGTACCGCGTCGGCGATCAGCTGATCGAGATGATCCGGGCGCATCGCGACGTCTCCAAGAACGAGGCCCGGGACCGCGCCGTCGAACTGCTGCGCTCGGTGGGCATCCCGAATCCGGAACGGCGCGTGCGGGATTACCCGCACGAGTTCTCCGGCGGTATGCGCCAGCGGGTGATGATCGCGATGGCATTGTCGTTGGATCCGGACGTGCTGATCGCCGACGAGCCGACGACCGCGCTCGATGTCACGGTGCAGGCCCAGATCCTGCGGCTGCTGGCGCGGCTGAACGAGGAGCGCAGCCTCGCCGTCGTGCTGATCACCCATGACCTGGGCGTGGTTGCCGAAGTGGCCGACCGGGTGGCCGTCATGTATGCCGGGCAGATCGTCGAAGAGGCCACCCTGGACGAGTTGTTCTACGACCCACAGCATCCCTACACCTGGGGGCTGCTGGGCTCGCTGGCCCGGCTGGACCAGCCCAACCCGGAACGGCTGGCCCAGATCGCCGGGGCGCCACCGTCGTTGACCGATTTGCCGAGCGGCTGCCGGTTCGCCCCGCGCTGCCCGCATGTCTTCGACGCGTGCGCCGAACCGCCACCGCTGCACCGGGATCGGTGCTGGCTGTCCGCTGAGCAGAAGCGCACGCTGCGGGTCGTCGACGGCCGGATCGGATTACGGAAGCCGGTGACCACATGAGCGCGCTCCTCGAGGTCACCGACCTGGTGAAGCACTTCCCGATCAAATCGGGCGTGATCGTCGACCGGGAGATCGGCCGGGTGCGCGCCGTCGACGGCGTCAGCCTGAGCTTGTACGAGGGCGAAACCCTCGGGCTGGTCGGTGAATCCGGCTGCGGGAAGTCGACCCTGTGCCGGCTGATCATGCAGCTGACCGCGCCGACGTCGGGTTCGGTGCGGTTCGACGGGCAGGAGCTGGTCGGCCGGAGTCAACGCGACCTGCGCGGCATGCGGCGGCAGATCCAGATGATCTTCCAGGATCCGTACGCGTCGCTGAATCCCCGCAAACGGGTGGCGCAGATCATCGGTGCGCCGATGGAGCTTCACGGCCTGGCGTCGGGTCGCGACACCCGCACCCGGGTGCAGGAGCTGCTGGAGCGCGTGGGTTTGCGGCCCGAACACGCCGACCGCTTCCCGCACGAGTTCTCGGGCGGCCAGCGTCAGCGCATCGGCATCGCCAGGGCGCTGGCCCTGCGGCCCAAGCTGATCATCGCCGACGAACCGGTCTCGGCCCTCGATGTGTCCGTCCAGGCCCAGATCGTCAACCTGCTCAAGGACCTGCAGGACGAGTTCGGGCTGTCCTATCTGTTCGTGGCGCACGACCTGGGCGTCGTCCGGCACGTCTCCAATCGGGTCGCGGTGATGTACCTGGGCAAGGTCGTCGAAAGCGCCCGCGCGGCCGAGCTGTATCAGCACCCGCTGCATCCCTACGCCAATGCGCTGCTGTCGGCGGTGCCGGTGCCGGATCCGCGGCGCAACGCGACCCGTGAGCGGCTCGTGCTCGAGGGCGACGTGCCCAGTCCCATCGACCCACCGTCGGGGTGCCGGTTCCACACCCGTTGCCCCTGGTCGACGGAGGTATGTCAGACCGACGAGCCGCAGCTGGTCGACCACACCGGAGGCCGGGAGCCCGGGCACGTGGCGGCCTGTCATCACCCTCGCAACCTCGACTGAAGGCATCCGGCCTGCGGAAATACGCTCACTCTCAACTTGAGCGTCAGCGACACGCCCGGTTATGATCACGAACTTGTAACAACAAGTGCACGGTGAGATATCGGAAGTTGCTGCGTATGCCTCGTCTCGGTCGTAATGTGCTGTCGGTGAGCCGACACGCATTGGCCAAGAAGCGGCGTGCTGTTTCCCCCTCGGCTGCCGTGGCTGCGCTCGTCGTTCCCGCCGCCATCCTGGCCGCCACCGCCGGTGACGTGCATCCCCTGACGGCTCAACGGCCCGCCCCGCCCGTGCTGGGTGATGTCGTCACGGTCGCCGACAGCGCCCCGTACGGGCTGGAGATCGTGGCCGCCCCGGCCGCCTTCTCCTCGGCGCCCACCGTCGTACAGCCGGCAGCGAACTTTGCCGCCGCGCCGACCGGTGTGGCCTCACGGTGGCGGGTGGACACCCGGCCGCTGTTGCTGCCGGTCGGCCTGGCCCCCGAACGTGGCCTGCAGGTGCGCACCATCCTGACCTCACGCGCCGTCACCGCAACCTTCCCGGAGATCCACAGCATCGGCGGGGTGCGCCCCGACGCGCTGCGCTGGCATCCCGACGGCCTGGCATTGGACGTCATGATCCCGGACGCCGGCTCGGCGTCGGGCATCGCGCTCGGGAACGAGATCGTGTCCTACGTGCTGAAGAACGCGGTTCGGTTCGGCATCCAGGACGCCATCTGGCGCGGCGTCTACTACACCCCGGGCGGCGCGCAACGCGGCGGCTACGGCCACTACGACCACGTGCACATCACCACCACCGGCGGTGGTTATCCCACCGGCAACGAGGTGTACCCCCGCTGATCGCGTTTGTGGCGCGCGAAAGCCGAACATCGCGCATCCTGATCGCGTGTCCGACGCTCGAGTCAATACATCCCGCCTGATCTGGCGCAGCCTCGGCATGCTGCGCGCGGTGCGCGGCCTCATCGTGATCTCCCTGTTGCTCGGCGTGATCGCCTCCGCGCTGCCGTACCTGTCGGCCGCGGCGTTCGGCCCGATGATGCAGGTGGTCGCCGACGCCGGAAACGGCGGAAATCTCAGCGACGTGTGGAATATGCGGGGCCCCATGGTGGCCCGCGAGGACGGGTTGCTGCACTCGGTGGCGGGATCGGTTCCGTTCGCGGTGCTGCTGGCCACCTGGGCGGTGTCACTGGTGCTGACCCAGTTCATGTACTTCGTCAACGGCTGGGTCGGGGCGAAGGTCGAGCAGATCCTGGTGGTGGACATCCGGCAGCGGGTGCACGACCATCTCCAGACACTGTCGATGGACTTCTTCGCCCGCTCGCGCACCGGTGAGCTGATCCAGCGGGTCACCACCGAATCGGCCGGGGTGCAACGACTGTTGACCGGATGTCTCATCCCGCCCCTCATCGACACCATCGTGCTGTTGGTCGCCGTGAGTTATCTGATGATCCTGTGCTGGCAGATGACCATTGCCGCGCTGGTGCTCACACCGCTGGCGCTGTTCACGTTGCGCTTCGCGGGAGCGCATGTGCAGGCGGCGGTCCGCAAGGAGATGACCGCCGACCGGGCCATGTCCACCGAGTTGGAGCAGACGGTCAGCGGGATCTCCGAGATCCAGATGTTCAACGCCCAGTCGTTGCGCAGCAAGCGCTTTCACGAGGTGTCCGAGAACGCCGCGAAAGCCGGCGCCTCGTCGGTGGCGTGGATGCAGGCCACTGCCAACGGTTCTCAGATCTTCGTGGCGCTGAGCACCGTGGTGGTGTTGCTGGTGGGCATCGGGTTCAGCGCCAGCTTCGGTTTGACCTTCGCCGGGCTGCTGGTGTTCGCGGGCATGGTGCCGACGATGTTCGGTGCGGCGCAACGGGTGATGGGCGCCTACACGACCTACAAATCCGTCGCGCCCAACGCCGCCTCGACCTACGAACTGCTCGACACGCGGCCCTCGGTCGTCGAGATGCCCGGCGCGGCCGAACTCGGTGCGGTACAGGGCAACCTGGTGTTCGAGGACGTCACGTTCGGCTATACGCCCCAGCATGCGGTGCTGGACGGCCTCACGTTCAGCGTCGCCGAAGGCGAGACCGTCGCCCTGGTCGGCGGCATCGGATCCGGCAAGTCCACGGTGTTCAACCTGCTGTTGCGGTTCCTGGACCCGCAGCGCGGGCGGATTCTGCTCGACGGGCACGACATCTCCGGCGTCACCGTCGCCTCGCTGCGCGAGCAGGTTTCCAAACTGGCCCAGTTCCCGTTCTTCACCAAGGACACCATCCGCGAGAACATCCGCCTGGCTCGGCCGGCGGCCACCGACGCTGAGATCGAGGCGGCCTGCGTCCAGGCGCACATCCACTCGGTCATCACCGACCCGGTCAAGATGCACGACGGCTACGACACGGTGATCGACGTC is a genomic window containing:
- a CDS encoding ABC transporter ATP-binding protein, which produces MSDARVNTSRLIWRSLGMLRAVRGLIVISLLLGVIASALPYLSAAAFGPMMQVVADAGNGGNLSDVWNMRGPMVAREDGLLHSVAGSVPFAVLLATWAVSLVLTQFMYFVNGWVGAKVEQILVVDIRQRVHDHLQTLSMDFFARSRTGELIQRVTTESAGVQRLLTGCLIPPLIDTIVLLVAVSYLMILCWQMTIAALVLTPLALFTLRFAGAHVQAAVRKEMTADRAMSTELEQTVSGISEIQMFNAQSLRSKRFHEVSENAAKAGASSVAWMQATANGSQIFVALSTVVVLLVGIGFSASFGLTFAGLLVFAGMVPTMFGAAQRVMGAYTTYKSVAPNAASTYELLDTRPSVVEMPGAAELGAVQGNLVFEDVTFGYTPQHAVLDGLTFSVAEGETVALVGGIGSGKSTVFNLLLRFLDPQRGRILLDGHDISGVTVASLREQVSKLAQFPFFTKDTIRENIRLARPAATDAEIEAACVQAHIHSVITDPVKMHDGYDTVIDVQVPSGGQKRLIALARCLLRRPEVLLLDEPTENLDADQRARLTGVIRGYARDRTCMVISHDMDFIAAVADRILVLEDGRIVQSGDHRALMAEGGLYKRLYEAQNAETG